The region GGCAGCAAGAGTAAAATACAAATTAGGCATAGAAAACCCTGAATGTGTAGCCTACGACATAGCATTTGGTTGCCCCGGATGGTTGCAGGGCATAATACAGGCCGATTACTTTATCAAATCGGGCGATGCAAAAAAAATCTTAGTAATTGGTGCAGATATTTTATCCCGGATTTCGGACAAGCATGATCGTGACAGTATGATTTACGCCGATGGAGCCGGAGCTACAATTCTAGAAGCCCAGGAAAGCGAAACTCCAACCGGTATTCTTGCGCACAAAACGCGATCTGATACTATTGAGTACTCGCATATGCTCTATATGGATAAATCATTTAAAAGCACTTACGAACCATCTGATGATATATTTCTAAAAATGAATGGCCGGAGATTATACCAGTATGCCCTGGAAAATGTACCCCAGGCCATTAAAAGTTGTCTTGAAAAAAGCGAAACCCCAATTGAAGATGTAAAGAAAGTATTGATTCATCAGGCTAATGGTAAAATGGATGAAGCGATTTTAAAAAGACTGTATAAGCTTTACCACATCAAAGACGTCCCTGAATATACCATGCCAATGACCATTTCATGGATGGGTAACAGTTCTGTAGCTACCATTCCTACTTTACTTGATTTAATATTAAGAGGTGAACTCGAGTCACACAGTTTAAAAACAAATGACACAATAGTTTTTGCATCAGTGGGTGCAGGAATGAATATTAACGCTTTGAGCTACAAGTTTCATTAAGGAAAATAAAGTTAGCAAAAGCTCAATAAAAGCCTCTGTCTAAAAAATCCCCGTTAGTGATAAATTCTCGCTAGCGGGATTTTTTTTCTTGAATATAGCTATTCACGTGCCTTTCTATTTTGGAAGGATAAATATCTTCAATTTTTATCATAATGGCCGTTTCTTCCACCCCACCAAAATATTTATTAAAAGAAGTACCAAAAGTTTTCATTGAAGGCGAAAGATTCATATAGGCATTGATCAGCGGTGGAATATTTTCCCCTAATTTCCGCACATTCTGACTCAGGATTTTTTTATTCTCCTCAAAGGATGAACCTGTAAAAAGTTCATCGTATGCTTCATAGTCTATACCTAATTCCATTGGTTCTATCAGCTCCATGAGGTTTTCGTCATCAGAAAATTGTTTCTGCAGGAAGTATAAAATCATGTTGCGCGCTTCGGTATTAAAATGTGGATACATGGTTACTTTGCCAAAAAAGTACCTGGTTTCAGGATACTCTACAACAAGTGCACCTAAACCATCCCACAAATTGTCCAGCGCAAAAATACCTTTTCGGGTTGAGCTGGAGGATTGATAATCCGGATGCACGAAAGACCGACCCAACTCTATTGTATATGGTAAATACTCCTGTATAAACTGGTCGCTAAAATAAAAAAGTCTGTATGTTGCAAGCTGTAAAACACCATCTTCGTCACGCTGTGCTTTATTACAAACAATATATCTATAACCACCCAGAACAATCCGCTCTTCAGGCGACCACACTATTAGCTGGTAATAAGGCTCCTCCTGCATATCAAACTTATCCAGATCGATAGATTTTCCGGTCCCTCCACCAGCCAGGCGAAAAGTTAATTCACGTAACCGCCCAACCTCTTTTGTAAGATTAGGTGCATTATGGTAGGTAAATGCGTAAATTTCGTTATTGCCGTAATTTGTTTTACGCACAAACTTATCAGGAGTAAGTTCTTTCTCCAGTAGTTCAGTTGGTATGGGTTCAATAATTGGATCCATTCAATTCAATTTGTCCTCTAATTCTACACAAAAAACAGTCCGTAATGTTTATTTTGGATGACTACAAAATATAACATTGTCTGCAAAAACAATCCCAAATAGTTAAAAACAAGTCTGATTTTTTATTGGAACAGCCACTTACTAACTTGACATAACCCTCAAAAAATCTAGTTAACAAACAATTAACCCTACATAAGGAATAATTTACCTATTTGCAAATTATTGAAAATTGCCCAAATATAATGATTATCATTCTTTCGGCTTGAGAGAATATGCAGTTTTTTTAATTTCAGCAGCCCACTCATCGGCTGTTTTTTCTTTTGTCAATGACTTATAAGAGATTGGCGCTCCAAAGTAAACATCAAAATGTTCATTATACTGTTTAAACACTTCATCAGGTAAATAAAACATTTCAATATTTGCTTTTATACCCAAACGTTTACGCCATTGCGCAACACGATAAAACCGTTTTGAATTATGTCCATCAAAGAACACCGGTACAATATCGCGTTCATATTTTCTTGCACGGTTCACAAAAGTCCGGTTCCATTTCAGATCCTGAATTTTCCCATTCACTTTTCGTGATACCAGGCCGAAAGGAAAATCCAGAATTGGATAGTCTGTTTTAAAGGCTTCATCAATTACCTGAATAGCTTTACGGCTATGGGTCCCATGTTTGTTGATGGGCAAAAACAAGGGTTCATAATTCTTAATCAGTAACAATAAGTCATTCACTAACAACCTTGGCTCCCCCCAGTTTGATGCAATTAAATCAGCCATTACCACACCATCGAACCCTCCAAGCGGATGATTTGATGCAAAAATATATCGGCCTCCTTGTGTTACAACTTCAGCATTGTGCGTGGTATAAGTTACATTAAAATCCTTAAGTACAGAACGCACAAAATCAACCCCAAATTTATCTGCGTAATCATATAATATCCGGTTTAACTCCTCCTCATGAATTGTACGCTTCAAATAGCGCATCACAAAACCTGGTATAGCTTTGGCTAAATTTTTATTCTTCGAAGCAATTGCTTCCTTTAAGTCAATTTGAACTGGCGTTATACTCTTCTTTTCTTCCATTACAAATTTTAGCTTTAGCAAGTTAAATATTATCCAAATACTGTTTATCTTACCAATGTAGTATTGACACAAATTAATATTACTACAAAATTAGAAAAAAATATACTTCATACAGTGATTTCAGTGTTTCTGCCTACCAGATATCAATTTCCGTTCCTAATTCACCGCAAAAAGTTATCAACAATGTGGGAAAAAGTGGATGATAGTGGTTGTAAGTGGGAAAAATTGTTGTAATTTTACTTTTGTAAATTCTGTGCGGAATGGTAACGTTTATAGGCGAATTCAATTTAAAAATAGATGCTAAAGGGCGATTGGTATTTCCATCAGCCCTCAAGAAGCAGATAAATTCATCTGCACAGGATAGCTTTGTGATAAAAGAAGATTTGTTTGAAAAATGTTTGGTGCTCTACCCAATGGAAGAGTGGGAGCGCCAAAACTCCATTTTAAGAAAAAAACTCAATCCCTTTAATGCAAAACACAATATGTTTTTAAGGGGATTCGCAAAGGGTGCTGCCGAATTATCGCTTGATGGAAGTAGTCGCCTACTTATTCCAAAGCGATTACTGGACTATGCCAATATTGACAAGGAGGTGGTTCTGGCAGGGCAAAACGGGAAAATCGAGATTTGGTCTAAAGACCAATACGAAGCATTGTTTAGTCAAGAAATTGATTACTCCGACCTTGCCGCAGAGGTTATTGGAGATAGTTTAAATCCTGAAGCATGAAACAATACCACACACCGGCTTTACTGCAAGCTTGTATAGACGGGCTGCAAATCGATCCGTCGGGCACTTACGTAGATGCCACGTTCGGTGGAGGGGGACATAGTGCGGCAATACTTAAAAAGCTCAATGAAGGACACCTTTTTGGTTTCGATCAGGATGATGATGCACTTAAAAATGCGCCAGAAGATGTAAAATTCACATTCGTACATCAGAACTTCCGGTTTCTAAAACACTTCATGCGTTTCTACAATGTGAACCAGCTTGACGGAATTCTGGCCGATCTGGGCGTATCTTTTCACCATTTTGATACTGCCGACCGGGGGTTTTCTTTTCGATACGATGCCAAACTCGACATGCGCATGAACCAAAGGGCAGCACTAACAGCTGAAAAGGTCATCAATGAGTATGCACAGGAAGAACTAATGGAAATTTTCAGAACTTATGGGGAACTGCGCAACGCCCGAAAGCTCGCCCAGGTAATAATTCAGGCAAGGACCAAAGAAAGAATTGAACTAACGGGGCAACTAAAAGAACTCATTGCGCCACTGTTTCCACGAAAAGCTGAAAATAAATTTTTAGCCCGGTTTTTTCAGGCCATTCGCATTGAAGTAAACCAGGAAATACCAGCGTTAAAATCATTACTTATTGACGGTACCCGATTGCTTAAGCCCGGCGGCCGATTTGCTATTATTACGTACCATTCAATTGAAGACAGACTGGTTAAAAATTATTTCAAATCGGGTAACCTGGAGGGGCATATCAAAAAAGACTTTTACGGAAACCCGGAAGTACCTTATAAAGTAATTACACGAAACGTAATTGTTCCAGATGAGGACGAAATAAAGCAAAACCCAAGATCAAGAAGCGCTAAACTTAGAATAGCAGAAAAGAAATAATGGAAGACAGGCAAGCAGAATATCAGGAATTTGATGACTTTCAGGGCCAATCGCAAAAAAAAACAAACAGACGAAATATCCTGAAAGACATTGTTGATGGTTCAGTACTGACCAATGAATTTTTTGTGTCAAATCTGCCATTCATTTTTTTCCTGGCATTCCTGGGCATATTATACATCGGAAATAATTACCATGCTGAAAAAATGGTACGCAAGACTAAGAAACTGGAACAGGAACTCAAAGAGTTGCAACCGGAAGCTATTGCTACCTCATCAGAACTTATGCAGCAAAGTAATCAGAGCGAAGTTGCAAGATTGCTACAAGAAAAAAACCTGGATTTAATTGAATCAAGAGAACCACCCATAAAAATTGTAGTTGACAAAAAAGCTATTGAATGAGCATACGCGGAGAAATAATAGGTCGAATAGGCTTTGTCTACGGAGCTGTAGTGGTAATAGCGCTTATAATCATAGGTGCTATTTTAAATATCCAGTACGGGCAGGCGGAGAAGTGGCTCAAACACGAAAAAGTAAACTTTCGTGAGCGGACCATTACCCCTACGCGTGGCGACATCAGGGCCAGAGACGGCAGGCTGCTTGCAAGCTCTGTACCCGAATATGAGATCAGAATGGACATGGTGCCCGAGGCTTTAACTTCAGATATATTCAAAGCAAAAATTGATTCGCTTGCCTTGTCGCTATCCAAATTATTTAAAGATAAAAGTAAAGATGCCTACAAAAAGGATTTAATGGCTGCGCGCTACCGCAAGGAGCGTTATTACCTGATTCAACGCAACGTTACTTATCATCAGTTAAAACAACTGAAAGAATTCCCAATTTTCAGGAGAGGCCAATATAAAGGCGGATTAATCGTTAAATCGAAAAATGAAAGAAAAAAGCCATTCGATAAACTTGCAAGCCGAACCATCGGATATACCTTCCCCGGAGAACGAGCCGGTGGTGTAGGAATAGAAGCTGCTTTCGACAGCGTATTATCAGGAGTTCCCGGGAAACGAATGGAACAACGTATTGCAGGAAACTACTGGAAACCAATAAGTGATGATGCAACAAGCGACCCTGTAAACGGAATGGATGTTATCACCACCATTGACATCAATATTCAGGATGTGGCGCACAATGCACTTCTGCGTATACTTAAAAAGCATAATGCCCGGCACGGTGCCGCAGTGCTCATGGAAGTTCAAACCGGTGAAATACTGGCAATAGCCAACTTACAGAAAGATGAAAATGATAATTATTATGAAACCTTCAACTTCTCAGTTGGAGAAAAAACTGAACCGGGAAGTACTTTCAAGTTACCGGTACTCATGGCAGCCATTGAAGATAATTATGTAGATATAACAGATAGCATCGATACTGAAGATGGCATAGTAAATTATTACGACCACACAATAAGAGACTCAAAAAGAGGCGGATATGGAAAAATAACGGTACAGCAAGTATTTGAATACTCTTCAAATGTGGGGATGACAAAAATAATCACCCAAAATTATCAGGGGAGAGAAAAAGAATTTGTAGAGCAACTCTATGCAATGCACCTCAATGAGAAAACCGGAATTTGCATACCGGGCGAAGCAAGCCCTTACATAAAATATCCGGGTGATAAACTCTGGTCAGGAATCTCATTACCTCAAATGTCATACGGATACGAGCTCCAGATGACACCCTTGCAAGTACTTATGTTTTATAATGCCGTAGCAAACGGTGGAACCATGGTAAAACCCAGGCTTATAAAAGCCATTCAAAACCATGGAAAAACAGTAAAACGATTCCATCCCGATGTGATCGATAAACGCATTGCATCACCATCAACCATAAAAAAAGCGCAAATAATGCTTGAAGGCGTTGTAGAAAATGGCACAGCCCGTAACCTCGCCAATCTTAATTTCAAAATTGCAGGTAAAACTGGGACAGCCCAAATTGCCAATAAAAAATATGGATATAAGTACCAGTCGAAAGTAAGCTACCAGGCCTCATTCGTAGGTTATTTCCCTGCTGAAAACCCCAGATACTCATGTATCGTGGTAGTAAACGAACCTTCGAACAGCCAATACTATGGTAATGCAGTGGCAGGGCCGGTTTTCAGGGAAATTGCCGATAAAGTATATGCCACGCGCCATGAAATGCACACACCACTGGACCAGGTAGATGCCGGCATACAAGAGCTAATTCCATATTCATTATCAGGAAACAAAAACGATATTAAGTATCTACTGAATGAATTCAACATTCCCATTGATGATAAAAGTGCAGGAACGCCATGGGTTGTGACAACAAGAACAAACGACGATGTAAAATTCCAAAACAGGCTCATCAGAAAACAAATTGTGCCAAATGTAGTGGGGATGGGCATAAAAGATGCCCTGCCATTGCTTGAAAATGCAGGCCTGCATGTCACATTTAAAGGCCATGGAATAATTACAGACCAAAGTTTAAGAGCGAATGACGTGTACCAAAAAGGACAACATATTGAGTTAACCTTATCAAATAATTTTTAGTGAAAATATTAAGCGATATATTAAAAAAATACAAATACGACCTCGTAAACGGGAGCGAGCAAACAAGCATCTCCGGTATAGCATTTGACTCCAGAAAGGTTGAAGAAGGCACCCTGTTTGTCGCTATAAAAGGCGCCGAAAATGACGGACACAAGTTCATAAACAATGCTATTAAAGCTGGAGCAACTGCAATTATATGCGAAGATACTTCCGGAATCGAAGCAAAAAACGCCACTGTCATAAGCGTACAAAACAGCCGTGACGCCCTGGCATGGGTGGCTGCTGCCTGGTACAACTACCCATCAGATACAATGAAAGTCATTGGGATTACGGGAACAAATGGAAAAACCACGACTGCAACAATGCTTTATAATGTATTTCGTGAATTGGGATATCCATGCGGACTATTCTCAACCGTAAAAATCCTAATCAACGGTCAGCAAATGAACGCAACCCACACCACTCCCGATCCTTTAGCCATACAGGGAACAATGGCAGAAATGCGCGATGCAGGCTGCGAATATTGCTTTATGGAGGTTAGTTCACATGCAGTAGATCAGGATCGGGTAAAATACATAGATTTTGCTGCAGGAGTTTTCACCAACATAACCCAGGACCACCTGGATTACCACAAAACGTTTAAAAACTACATTGAAGCCAAACAAAAATTCTTTACACACCTAAGTAAAGATGCAATAGCCATTTATAATGCTGACGATAAAAACGGCAGCATTATGGTACAAAACACAAAAGCCCAATGCATAAGTTATAGTCTTAAAAAACCATCTGACCACAAAGCCAAAATATTAAAAAAGGAGATGGATGGCATGATGTTGCATTTGGAGCAAACTCAAATGTGGACTATGCTCACAGGGTTTTTCAATGCATACAACCTAATGGCAGTTTACAGCACTGCTATTCAGTTTTATAACGACAGCCAGGAACTACTCAGGGTAATAAGCAAACAAAAACCAGTTCGGGGGCGCTTTG is a window of Salinivirga cyanobacteriivorans DNA encoding:
- a CDS encoding GNAT family N-acetyltransferase, with the protein product MDPIIEPIPTELLEKELTPDKFVRKTNYGNNEIYAFTYHNAPNLTKEVGRLRELTFRLAGGGTGKSIDLDKFDMQEEPYYQLIVWSPEERIVLGGYRYIVCNKAQRDEDGVLQLATYRLFYFSDQFIQEYLPYTIELGRSFVHPDYQSSSSTRKGIFALDNLWDGLGALVVEYPETRYFFGKVTMYPHFNTEARNMILYFLQKQFSDDENLMELIEPMELGIDYEAYDELFTGSSFEENKKILSQNVRKLGENIPPLINAYMNLSPSMKTFGTSFNKYFGGVEETAIMIKIEDIYPSKIERHVNSYIQEKKSR
- a CDS encoding FtsL-like putative cell division protein, whose translation is MEDRQAEYQEFDDFQGQSQKKTNRRNILKDIVDGSVLTNEFFVSNLPFIFFLAFLGILYIGNNYHAEKMVRKTKKLEQELKELQPEAIATSSELMQQSNQSEVARLLQEKNLDLIESREPPIKIVVDKKAIE
- a CDS encoding UDP-N-acetylmuramoyl-L-alanyl-D-glutamate--2,6-diaminopimelate ligase; translation: MKILSDILKKYKYDLVNGSEQTSISGIAFDSRKVEEGTLFVAIKGAENDGHKFINNAIKAGATAIICEDTSGIEAKNATVISVQNSRDALAWVAAAWYNYPSDTMKVIGITGTNGKTTTATMLYNVFRELGYPCGLFSTVKILINGQQMNATHTTPDPLAIQGTMAEMRDAGCEYCFMEVSSHAVDQDRVKYIDFAAGVFTNITQDHLDYHKTFKNYIEAKQKFFTHLSKDAIAIYNADDKNGSIMVQNTKAQCISYSLKKPSDHKAKILKKEMDGMMLHLEQTQMWTMLTGFFNAYNLMAVYSTAIQFYNDSQELLRVISKQKPVRGRFEHIISANGTHGIIDYAHTPDAVENVLSTVDEVRTGNEQLIVIIGAGGNRDKTKRPIMAQKACRYADTVIFTSDNPRNEDPEAIIQDMKTGIPIEFTGREFTIESREEAIKVAVGLAGAGDIIVIAGKGHETYQEVKGVRHHFDDREILMKHFK
- a CDS encoding penicillin-binding protein, whose protein sequence is MSIRGEIIGRIGFVYGAVVVIALIIIGAILNIQYGQAEKWLKHEKVNFRERTITPTRGDIRARDGRLLASSVPEYEIRMDMVPEALTSDIFKAKIDSLALSLSKLFKDKSKDAYKKDLMAARYRKERYYLIQRNVTYHQLKQLKEFPIFRRGQYKGGLIVKSKNERKKPFDKLASRTIGYTFPGERAGGVGIEAAFDSVLSGVPGKRMEQRIAGNYWKPISDDATSDPVNGMDVITTIDINIQDVAHNALLRILKKHNARHGAAVLMEVQTGEILAIANLQKDENDNYYETFNFSVGEKTEPGSTFKLPVLMAAIEDNYVDITDSIDTEDGIVNYYDHTIRDSKRGGYGKITVQQVFEYSSNVGMTKIITQNYQGREKEFVEQLYAMHLNEKTGICIPGEASPYIKYPGDKLWSGISLPQMSYGYELQMTPLQVLMFYNAVANGGTMVKPRLIKAIQNHGKTVKRFHPDVIDKRIASPSTIKKAQIMLEGVVENGTARNLANLNFKIAGKTGTAQIANKKYGYKYQSKVSYQASFVGYFPAENPRYSCIVVVNEPSNSQYYGNAVAGPVFREIADKVYATRHEMHTPLDQVDAGIQELIPYSLSGNKNDIKYLLNEFNIPIDDKSAGTPWVVTTRTNDDVKFQNRLIRKQIVPNVVGMGIKDALPLLENAGLHVTFKGHGIITDQSLRANDVYQKGQHIELTLSNNF
- a CDS encoding 3-oxoacyl-ACP synthase III family protein, which codes for MARSTYSIITGTGSYIPTERIKNEDFLVNEFYESNGERIQKTNEEIIRKFAEITTIEERLYASDDLMTSDIAFFAGEKAIENASINKEDLDYIIVAHNFGDVKPGSNRTDLVPSLAARVKYKLGIENPECVAYDIAFGCPGWLQGIIQADYFIKSGDAKKILVIGADILSRISDKHDRDSMIYADGAGATILEAQESETPTGILAHKTRSDTIEYSHMLYMDKSFKSTYEPSDDIFLKMNGRRLYQYALENVPQAIKSCLEKSETPIEDVKKVLIHQANGKMDEAILKRLYKLYHIKDVPEYTMPMTISWMGNSSVATIPTLLDLILRGELESHSLKTNDTIVFASVGAGMNINALSYKFH
- the rsmH gene encoding 16S rRNA (cytosine(1402)-N(4))-methyltransferase RsmH, which encodes MKQYHTPALLQACIDGLQIDPSGTYVDATFGGGGHSAAILKKLNEGHLFGFDQDDDALKNAPEDVKFTFVHQNFRFLKHFMRFYNVNQLDGILADLGVSFHHFDTADRGFSFRYDAKLDMRMNQRAALTAEKVINEYAQEELMEIFRTYGELRNARKLAQVIIQARTKERIELTGQLKELIAPLFPRKAENKFLARFFQAIRIEVNQEIPALKSLLIDGTRLLKPGGRFAIITYHSIEDRLVKNYFKSGNLEGHIKKDFYGNPEVPYKVITRNVIVPDEDEIKQNPRSRSAKLRIAEKK
- the mraZ gene encoding division/cell wall cluster transcriptional repressor MraZ, with translation MVTFIGEFNLKIDAKGRLVFPSALKKQINSSAQDSFVIKEDLFEKCLVLYPMEEWERQNSILRKKLNPFNAKHNMFLRGFAKGAAELSLDGSSRLLIPKRLLDYANIDKEVVLAGQNGKIEIWSKDQYEALFSQEIDYSDLAAEVIGDSLNPEA